The Streptomyces sp. Mut1 genome window below encodes:
- a CDS encoding SDR family oxidoreductase has protein sequence MDIGNPLDFTGHVVLVTGGTKGIGAAVAEAFLAAGADVVVCGRNTPRALPSAGGREAVFVPADVRDPEAASALVDAAVERFGRLDVLVNNAGGSPDADAATVSPRFVEKIVALNLLAPFYVAQPAHRVMRAQRGGGAVINIGSVSAHDPQPGTAAYTAAKAGLLALTKALALEWSPAVRVNHITTGLIRTESAASVYGADGGASVASVIPMERMAVPQDVARACLFLASGLSGYISGADLAVHGGGEFPARYLAAKAAGGPG, from the coding sequence ATGGACATCGGCAACCCGCTGGACTTCACCGGACACGTGGTGCTGGTCACCGGAGGCACCAAGGGCATCGGCGCGGCCGTCGCCGAAGCGTTCCTGGCCGCCGGGGCGGACGTGGTGGTCTGCGGACGGAACACCCCGCGGGCCCTCCCCTCGGCCGGGGGCCGCGAGGCGGTCTTCGTCCCGGCCGACGTGCGCGACCCGGAGGCGGCGTCCGCGCTGGTGGACGCCGCGGTGGAGCGGTTCGGGCGGCTCGACGTCCTCGTCAACAACGCGGGCGGCTCCCCGGACGCGGACGCGGCCACCGTCTCGCCGCGATTCGTGGAGAAGATCGTCGCGCTCAACCTCCTCGCCCCGTTCTACGTGGCGCAGCCGGCCCACCGGGTCATGCGGGCGCAGCGGGGCGGGGGCGCGGTCATCAACATCGGCAGCGTCTCCGCCCATGACCCGCAGCCCGGCACCGCCGCGTACACCGCCGCCAAGGCGGGGCTGCTGGCCCTCACCAAGGCGCTCGCCCTGGAGTGGTCGCCGGCGGTCCGTGTCAACCACATCACCACGGGCCTGATCCGCACCGAGAGCGCCGCCTCGGTCTACGGCGCGGACGGCGGGGCGTCGGTGGCGTCGGTCATCCCGATGGAACGGATGGCGGTTCCTCAGGACGTGGCGCGCGCCTGTCTGTTCCTCGCGAGCGGGCTCTCCGGATACATCAGCGGCGCGGACCTGGCGGTGCACGGCGGCGGGGAGTTCCCGGCGCGCTACCTGGCGGCGAAGGCGGCCGGCGGGCCGGGGTGA
- a CDS encoding ABC transporter ATP-binding protein, whose amino-acid sequence MWQRGGTEQQADGRPEDRGALGPAVELRGVRRRYGRGAGAVHALAGIDLVLPRGSFTAVMGPSGSGKSTFLQCAAGLDRPSEGSVRLGGTEITGMGENSLTELRRSRLGFVFQSFNLLPSLTVEQNVLLPMRLAGQRQDRRRAAAVLARVGLADKAKRRPGELSGGQQQRVAIARALITEPDVIFADEPTGALDTVTAAEVLGLLRHAVDTLGATVVMVTHDPAAAAWADRVLFLADGAFADSLERGTAERISARMATLVSRPGAMAGAAA is encoded by the coding sequence ATGTGGCAGCGCGGCGGCACAGAACAGCAGGCGGACGGCCGGCCCGAGGACCGGGGCGCCCTGGGCCCGGCCGTCGAACTGCGCGGTGTGCGCAGGCGGTACGGCCGGGGCGCGGGCGCCGTGCACGCTCTCGCGGGCATCGATCTGGTCCTGCCGCGGGGCTCGTTCACGGCGGTGATGGGCCCGTCCGGGTCCGGCAAGTCCACCTTCCTTCAGTGCGCCGCCGGCCTCGACCGGCCGTCGGAGGGCTCGGTGCGCCTGGGCGGTACGGAGATCACCGGCATGGGCGAGAACAGCCTCACCGAACTGCGCCGCAGCCGCCTCGGCTTCGTCTTCCAGTCCTTCAACCTGCTGCCGTCGCTGACCGTGGAACAGAACGTGCTCCTGCCCATGCGCCTGGCCGGGCAGCGCCAGGACCGCCGCCGGGCGGCCGCGGTCCTGGCGCGGGTCGGACTCGCCGACAAGGCGAAGCGCCGGCCCGGCGAGCTCTCCGGCGGCCAGCAGCAGCGCGTGGCCATCGCCCGCGCCCTGATCACCGAACCGGACGTGATCTTCGCCGACGAGCCCACCGGCGCCCTCGACACCGTCACCGCCGCCGAGGTCCTCGGCCTGCTCCGGCACGCGGTCGACACCCTCGGTGCCACCGTCGTCATGGTCACCCACGACCCGGCCGCCGCCGCCTGGGCCGACCGCGTGCTCTTCCTCGCCGACGGCGCCTTCGCCGACTCCCTGGAACGCGGCACGGCGGAGCGGATCTCGGCACGCATGGCCACGCTCGTCTCCCGCCCCGGCGCGATGGCGGGGGCCGCCGCGTGA
- a CDS encoding ABC transporter permease, giving the protein MSLLVPNGLARAAVRFKPASFAGTFVALMMAALIISACGILLETGSRASVPAQRYARAPVVVAADQYARLVTGSGDSRSESASPLPDTARVDTALAGKAGRVPGAGAAVADFTFPARLGEDVLTGHGWGSHAFTGTALTSGAAPRSGEVVLDAAAARAARAGVGDTVTLETATGRTAFRVSGLARAGAGDDVAEGATGWFADAQSPVLAGHPGRADAIAVLAEEGASPADGTALAAGVRKALSGTGARVHTGDGRGAVEDHGLGYARETLTGLGGSFGGIAAMVAVFTASGTVALSVAQRAREFALLRAVGATPRQIRRAVASEALLVAPLAGIIGCLPGIGLAHWWFAQLKDRGAVPGPVDLRVSWIPLVVAVGTVLLTALTAGWAAGRRPAKTKPGQALTEASVEQLRPGVIRTVLGLGALAGGGFFTVYAARSAGEDAANAALGVVMLFMLAVALLGPLVARLCAALLGLALDARGAAAATLAAANSRTNARRLASAITPIVLAMAFASTLAFMHTSESHVAAKQLRAGVIADHVVTHPAGLPADAVRRAARTPGVEAAVGLLGTQVLVPVGSGGDRWLEGSSVQGVSGSGARLAQVQDLDVRGGSLDRIGKGRIAIDRTLALSAGAGVGDKLPMYLPDGTRTSPEVVAVYGRGLGLAAVTMDRASLAAHVTSGFDTTLLVRGGNAEALAPLGTVTDAAGYAAGRTTDRELNAWANNTMAAVLGGFAALAAANTLVMTVLDRRRELGMLRLVGATRRQVMDMLRWEGLLVAVAGVALGTAIASATLIPMTRGLTGEAPYVPPLLYGSFAAAAVCLALAAVTLPARKALRERQG; this is encoded by the coding sequence GTGAGTCTCCTCGTCCCCAACGGACTCGCCCGCGCGGCCGTCCGCTTCAAGCCCGCGTCGTTCGCCGGCACGTTCGTCGCGCTGATGATGGCGGCACTGATCATCTCCGCCTGCGGCATCCTCCTGGAGACGGGCTCCCGGGCGTCCGTGCCGGCCCAGCGGTACGCGCGGGCACCGGTCGTCGTGGCGGCGGACCAGTACGCCCGCCTCGTCACGGGCAGCGGCGACAGCCGCTCCGAGTCGGCGAGCCCGCTCCCGGACACGGCACGCGTGGACACCGCGCTGGCGGGGAAGGCGGGCCGGGTGCCCGGCGCCGGGGCCGCGGTAGCGGACTTCACGTTCCCGGCGCGCCTGGGCGAGGACGTGCTGACGGGCCACGGCTGGGGGTCGCACGCCTTCACCGGCACCGCACTCACCTCCGGTGCCGCGCCCCGGTCCGGCGAGGTCGTGCTCGACGCCGCCGCCGCACGGGCCGCGAGGGCGGGCGTCGGCGACACCGTCACGCTCGAAACCGCCACCGGGCGGACCGCCTTCCGCGTCTCCGGGCTGGCGCGGGCCGGAGCCGGGGACGACGTGGCCGAGGGAGCGACGGGCTGGTTCGCCGACGCCCAGTCCCCGGTGCTCGCCGGGCACCCCGGCAGGGCCGACGCCATCGCCGTCCTGGCGGAGGAGGGGGCCTCCCCCGCGGACGGGACCGCCCTCGCCGCCGGGGTGCGGAAGGCACTCTCCGGCACCGGCGCCCGGGTGCACACGGGCGACGGCCGGGGCGCCGTCGAGGACCACGGCCTCGGATACGCCCGGGAGACGCTCACCGGGCTCGGCGGCTCCTTCGGCGGGATCGCCGCCATGGTCGCCGTCTTCACGGCGTCCGGCACGGTCGCGCTGTCCGTCGCCCAGCGCGCCCGGGAGTTCGCGCTGCTGCGCGCCGTCGGTGCCACCCCCCGGCAGATCCGCCGCGCGGTCGCCTCCGAGGCGCTGCTCGTCGCACCGCTCGCCGGGATCATCGGCTGCCTGCCCGGGATCGGACTCGCGCACTGGTGGTTCGCGCAGCTGAAGGACCGCGGGGCCGTCCCGGGCCCGGTGGACCTGCGTGTCTCCTGGATTCCGCTCGTCGTCGCCGTCGGTACGGTGCTGCTGACCGCGCTCACCGCGGGCTGGGCCGCCGGACGCCGGCCGGCGAAGACCAAGCCGGGCCAGGCGCTCACCGAGGCATCGGTGGAGCAGCTGCGGCCCGGTGTGATCCGTACCGTGCTGGGCCTGGGCGCGCTGGCCGGCGGCGGGTTCTTCACGGTCTACGCCGCCCGCTCGGCCGGGGAGGACGCGGCCAACGCCGCCCTCGGCGTCGTCATGCTGTTCATGCTCGCCGTGGCACTGCTCGGCCCGCTGGTGGCGCGGCTGTGCGCGGCGCTGCTGGGGCTCGCGCTGGACGCCCGCGGCGCCGCCGCGGCCACACTCGCCGCCGCCAACTCCCGTACGAACGCCCGCAGGCTGGCCTCCGCGATCACCCCGATCGTGCTGGCCATGGCCTTCGCGTCGACGCTCGCCTTCATGCACACGAGCGAGAGCCATGTGGCGGCGAAGCAGTTGCGCGCCGGTGTCATCGCGGACCATGTCGTCACCCACCCCGCCGGACTGCCCGCCGACGCGGTGCGCCGGGCCGCCCGCACGCCCGGGGTCGAGGCGGCGGTGGGTCTGCTCGGCACACAGGTCCTCGTGCCGGTCGGGTCGGGCGGCGACCGGTGGCTGGAGGGCTCGTCGGTCCAGGGCGTCTCCGGTTCCGGCGCGCGGCTCGCACAGGTGCAGGACCTCGATGTGCGCGGCGGCAGTCTCGACCGGATCGGCAAGGGCAGGATCGCCATCGACCGGACGCTCGCCCTGTCGGCCGGGGCCGGGGTCGGCGACAAGCTGCCGATGTACCTTCCGGACGGCACCAGGACCAGCCCCGAGGTCGTCGCCGTGTACGGCCGGGGGCTCGGCCTGGCGGCCGTCACCATGGACCGCGCGTCGCTCGCCGCCCACGTCACCTCGGGGTTCGACACCACGCTGCTGGTACGCGGCGGGAACGCGGAGGCCCTCGCCCCGCTGGGCACGGTCACCGACGCGGCCGGCTACGCGGCCGGGCGGACCACCGACCGCGAGCTCAACGCCTGGGCCAACAACACGATGGCCGCGGTCCTGGGCGGTTTCGCCGCTCTCGCCGCCGCCAACACCCTCGTGATGACCGTTCTCGACCGCCGTCGTGAGCTGGGCATGCTCCGCCTCGTCGGCGCCACCAGGCGCCAGGTGATGGACATGCTGCGCTGGGAGGGGCTGCTGGTGGCGGTGGCCGGCGTCGCCCTGGGCACCGCCATCGCCTCGGCCACCCTGATCCCGATGACGCGCGGCCTGACGGGCGAGGCCCCGTACGTGCCCCCGCTCCTGTACGGGTCCTTCGCCGCGGCCGCGGTGTGCCTCGCCCTGGCCGCCGTCACCCTGCCGGCGCGCAAGGCGCTCCGGGAACGGCAGGGCTGA
- the hsaA gene encoding 3-hydroxy-9,10-secoandrosta-1,3,5(10)-triene-9,17-dione monooxygenase oxygenase subunit: MGNEVLESVRALLPGIGKRAVTTDEERRIPQVTVRELADAGVFRMLQPARYGGLEGDPADFYQVVRAISAVCCSTGWVASVLGVHPWQLGLFPKQAQEDVWGADPDTRISSSYAPVGRLTPVDGGYELAGRWSFSSGCDHASWALLGALVVGAQGRPVDFLTVLVPRRDYRIEDMWDVVGLRGTASNDIIVEKAFVPAHRVLRNYEQARLKVPGQQVNPGPLYRLPFGAIFTSAITAPVIGAVSGGYDSYVRRMKERVRLSLGGGRFTEDPFAQVAIARAASDIDATVLQMDRNLRELSELAAGGREIPMELRLRTRRDQVRGTERAVAAIDLLFKTAGGNALRRGNPVERAWRDAHAGSVHVANDVERALAMYGRGAFGLTVEDNLV; encoded by the coding sequence ATGGGCAACGAGGTTCTGGAATCGGTACGCGCCCTGCTGCCGGGCATCGGGAAACGGGCCGTCACCACGGACGAGGAACGGCGGATACCGCAGGTCACCGTCCGTGAACTGGCCGATGCCGGGGTGTTCCGGATGCTCCAGCCGGCCCGCTACGGCGGCCTGGAGGGCGATCCGGCCGACTTCTACCAGGTGGTGCGGGCGATCTCCGCCGTCTGCTGCTCCACCGGCTGGGTGGCCTCCGTCCTCGGCGTGCACCCCTGGCAGTTGGGCCTGTTCCCCAAGCAGGCGCAGGAGGACGTGTGGGGTGCGGACCCGGACACCCGGATCTCCTCCTCGTACGCGCCGGTCGGCCGGCTCACCCCCGTCGACGGCGGCTACGAACTGGCCGGGCGGTGGAGCTTCTCCTCCGGCTGCGACCACGCCTCCTGGGCGCTGCTGGGCGCCCTCGTCGTCGGCGCGCAGGGCCGGCCCGTCGACTTCCTCACCGTTCTGGTGCCCCGCCGCGACTACCGGATCGAGGACATGTGGGACGTGGTCGGGCTCCGGGGCACCGCCAGCAACGACATCATCGTCGAGAAGGCGTTCGTACCGGCCCACCGGGTGCTGCGCAACTACGAGCAGGCCAGGCTGAAGGTGCCGGGACAGCAGGTCAACCCGGGCCCGCTCTACCGGCTGCCGTTCGGCGCGATCTTCACGAGCGCCATCACCGCGCCCGTGATCGGGGCGGTGTCTGGCGGCTACGACTCGTACGTGCGGCGGATGAAGGAGCGGGTACGCCTCAGCCTGGGCGGCGGCAGGTTCACCGAGGACCCCTTCGCCCAGGTCGCCATCGCCCGCGCCGCGTCCGACATCGACGCGACGGTGCTCCAGATGGACCGCAACCTGCGCGAACTGTCCGAACTCGCCGCCGGCGGCCGGGAGATACCCATGGAGCTGCGCCTGCGCACCCGCCGCGACCAGGTCCGGGGTACCGAACGGGCCGTCGCCGCGATCGACCTGCTCTTCAAGACCGCGGGCGGCAACGCGCTCAGGCGCGGCAACCCCGTCGAACGCGCCTGGCGCGACGCCCACGCGGGCAGCGTCCACGTCGCCAACGACGTGGAACGCGCGCTCGCCATGTACGGCCGGGGCGCCTTCGGCCTGACCGTCGAGGACAACCTCGTCTGA
- a CDS encoding FadD3 family acyl-CoA ligase translates to MSETEHPLTIPGALALAAARHPGREAVVSGDTRLTWAQLRDRVHAAVKSLIALGVRPGDRIAVWAPNSHHWVVAALAATSAGAVLVPVNTRYRGEEARRLLERGGVRLLFVENGFLGKDYLAMLGAGPDAGEEGRPVPGLPALERAVVFDDDTRGRPGTQPWDGFLREGAHLPDAGAAARGAAVHPDDPSDLLFTSGTTGRPKGALTTHRQNLTTYRAWSSRTGVTGDDRCLVVNPLFHCFGYKAGVLACLVRGATMVLQPVFDVERVLRAVETERITVLPGPPTIYTELLDAPARHRHDLSSLRLAVTGAAVVPVALVRRMRAELFPDVLTAYGLTESCGTVSVCSADDDAETVALTAGRPIDGTEVRIGDAEGTPRPAGRDGRILVRGFHVMLGYLDDPAATAAAVDAEGWLDTGDIGHLDPRGNLVITGRSKDLFVVGGFNVYPAEVEQVLAAHDAVAEAAVVGMPDARLGEVGRAFVTVRPGTGAAPDDLIAHCRERIANFKVPREVVVLGSLPRNATGKVDKAALRTI, encoded by the coding sequence ATGAGCGAGACCGAGCACCCCCTCACGATTCCCGGCGCCCTCGCCCTCGCCGCCGCCCGCCACCCCGGCCGGGAAGCGGTCGTGTCCGGTGACACCCGGCTGACCTGGGCGCAGCTGCGCGACCGGGTCCACGCCGCCGTGAAGTCGCTGATCGCGCTCGGTGTCCGGCCCGGCGACCGGATCGCCGTCTGGGCACCCAACAGCCACCACTGGGTGGTCGCCGCGCTCGCCGCGACCTCGGCCGGGGCCGTGCTGGTCCCCGTCAACACCCGCTACCGGGGCGAGGAGGCGCGCCGGCTCCTGGAACGCGGCGGGGTGCGGCTGCTGTTCGTGGAGAACGGCTTCCTGGGCAAGGACTACCTCGCCATGCTCGGGGCGGGCCCGGACGCCGGCGAGGAGGGCCGGCCGGTGCCCGGACTGCCCGCCCTGGAACGGGCCGTGGTGTTCGACGACGACACCCGCGGGCGTCCCGGCACCCAGCCGTGGGACGGATTCCTGCGCGAGGGCGCGCACCTGCCCGACGCCGGGGCCGCCGCCCGGGGCGCCGCCGTACACCCCGACGACCCGTCCGACCTGCTCTTCACCTCGGGCACGACCGGCCGCCCCAAGGGCGCCCTGACCACGCACCGGCAGAACCTCACCACGTACCGGGCGTGGAGCAGCCGGACCGGGGTCACCGGAGACGACCGCTGCCTGGTCGTCAACCCGCTGTTCCACTGCTTCGGGTACAAGGCCGGGGTCCTGGCCTGCCTGGTGCGCGGCGCCACCATGGTCCTCCAGCCGGTCTTCGACGTGGAGCGGGTGCTGCGCGCCGTCGAGACCGAGCGGATCACCGTGCTCCCCGGCCCGCCCACCATCTACACCGAACTGCTGGACGCGCCCGCCCGGCACCGCCACGACCTGTCGTCGCTGCGGCTCGCGGTGACCGGCGCCGCCGTCGTGCCGGTCGCCCTCGTCCGGCGGATGCGGGCCGAACTCTTCCCCGACGTGCTCACCGCGTACGGGCTGACCGAGAGCTGCGGCACGGTCAGCGTCTGCTCGGCCGACGACGACGCCGAGACCGTCGCGCTCACCGCGGGCCGCCCCATCGACGGCACCGAAGTACGGATCGGGGACGCCGAGGGCACCCCGCGGCCCGCCGGACGGGACGGCCGCATCCTGGTGCGCGGCTTCCACGTCATGCTCGGCTATCTGGACGACCCGGCGGCGACCGCGGCGGCCGTCGACGCCGAAGGATGGCTCGACACGGGCGACATCGGCCACCTCGACCCACGCGGCAACCTGGTGATCACCGGACGCTCCAAGGACCTCTTCGTGGTCGGCGGCTTCAACGTCTACCCGGCGGAGGTCGAGCAGGTGCTCGCCGCCCACGACGCCGTGGCCGAGGCCGCCGTGGTCGGGATGCCCGACGCCCGCCTCGGCGAGGTCGGCCGCGCGTTCGTGACGGTCAGACCTGGCACCGGGGCAGCCCCGGACGATCTCATCGCCCACTGCCGCGAACGGATCGCCAACTTCAAGGTCCCGCGCGAGGTCGTGGTCCTCGGGAGCCTGCCGCGCAACGCCACGGGCAAGGTGGACAAGGCCGCCTTGCGGACGATCTGA
- a CDS encoding SDR family NAD(P)-dependent oxidoreductase has protein sequence MIDKNLYGPWAVVVGGSEGVGASFAHRLADAGINLVLIARKPGPLEETAARVRARGVEVRTLALDLLDPGAPDKVAAATDGLEVGLLVFNAGANSYGHDFVSGDLERVQGVLDLNITAQLALTHHFGASMKERGRGGILLVGSLSGYLGQARISVYSAAKAFSRVFAEGLWLELRPHGVHVLELVLGVTRTPAMERAGLRMDLPGLRVAEPDDVAREGLEHLADGPVHIAGGNAPAAEKRSGFPRAELVLGADEASRRLLPPAS, from the coding sequence ATGATCGACAAGAACCTGTACGGACCGTGGGCGGTTGTCGTGGGAGGGTCCGAGGGTGTGGGCGCCTCCTTCGCCCACCGGCTCGCGGACGCCGGGATCAACCTGGTCCTGATCGCCCGCAAGCCCGGCCCCCTGGAGGAGACCGCCGCCCGGGTACGCGCCCGGGGCGTCGAGGTCCGCACCCTCGCGCTCGACCTGCTCGACCCCGGGGCCCCGGACAAGGTCGCGGCGGCCACGGACGGACTGGAGGTCGGCCTGCTGGTCTTCAACGCCGGGGCCAACAGCTACGGCCACGACTTCGTCTCCGGCGACCTGGAGCGGGTGCAGGGCGTCCTGGACCTCAACATCACCGCGCAGCTCGCCCTGACCCACCACTTCGGGGCTTCGATGAAGGAGCGGGGCCGGGGCGGCATCCTGCTCGTCGGCTCACTCTCCGGCTACCTCGGACAGGCCCGCATCAGCGTCTACTCGGCGGCCAAGGCCTTCAGCCGGGTCTTCGCGGAGGGCCTGTGGCTGGAGCTGCGGCCGCACGGCGTGCACGTCCTGGAGCTGGTGCTCGGCGTGACCCGCACCCCCGCCATGGAGCGTGCCGGACTGCGCATGGACCTGCCGGGCCTGCGGGTCGCCGAACCGGACGACGTCGCCCGGGAGGGGCTGGAACACCTCGCCGACGGCCCCGTCCACATCGCGGGCGGCAATGCCCCGGCGGCCGAGAAGCGCAGCGGATTCCCGCGCGCCGAACTGGTGCTCGGGGCCGACGAGGCGTCCCGGCGGCTCCTGCCGCCGGCCTCCTGA
- a CDS encoding FAD-dependent oxidoreductase, giving the protein MRDGQDWDATHDVIVVGSGAGAMTGALTAAGDGLGTVVLERTALLGGTSAYSGAACWLPGTQVQERAGLGDSAEDARDYLRTLLGDSEAARRDAFLRHAPGLVARLEDDPALAFRWQAFPDYVAAPGRMDAGRSFVPLDLDPAELGDLAGLVRPAVDRDRAGQGHPDAPLTQGRALIGRLLLALTRTGNAHIRTRHHVTGLITEDGRITGVEARTPHGTVRIRARRGVLLAAGGFEGDDTLRTEHGVPGRAAWSMAPGGTNTGELLRAATGAGAATALLDEAWWCPGTELPDGSAAFTLGLRGGLMVDGSGRRFANESLPYDRMGRAIAAAGGADASVHLVFDSREGGALPAITVPPTAPAEHLAAGTWARADSPAGLAGLIGVPAAALTATLARFNGFAASGTDEDHHRGEDPYDLFFANRAGAPGPNPCLVPLDRPPYYAARLVLADLGTKGGLRTDPDARVLDTAGRPLPGLYAAGNTSASFTGRVYPGPGVPIGTAMVFASLAVRHMAGRAV; this is encoded by the coding sequence ATGCGGGACGGCCAGGACTGGGACGCCACCCACGACGTGATCGTCGTCGGATCCGGAGCGGGAGCGATGACCGGGGCCCTGACGGCCGCCGGGGACGGCCTCGGCACCGTCGTACTGGAGCGGACCGCGCTGCTCGGCGGCACGTCCGCCTACTCCGGGGCCGCCTGCTGGCTGCCCGGCACCCAGGTGCAGGAACGCGCCGGCCTCGGCGACTCGGCCGAGGACGCCCGGGACTACCTGCGGACCCTGCTCGGCGACAGCGAGGCGGCACGCCGGGACGCCTTCCTGCGGCACGCGCCCGGCCTGGTCGCCCGGCTGGAGGACGACCCCGCCCTCGCCTTCCGCTGGCAGGCCTTCCCCGACTACGTCGCCGCCCCCGGCCGCATGGACGCGGGCCGCTCCTTCGTCCCGCTCGACCTGGACCCGGCCGAACTGGGCGACCTCGCCGGCCTGGTGCGCCCGGCCGTCGACCGGGACCGGGCCGGCCAGGGGCACCCCGACGCCCCGCTCACCCAGGGCCGCGCCCTGATCGGCCGCCTCCTGCTGGCCCTCACCCGCACCGGCAACGCCCACATCCGCACCCGGCACCACGTCACCGGGCTGATCACCGAGGACGGCCGGATCACCGGCGTCGAGGCCCGCACCCCGCACGGCACCGTCCGGATACGGGCCAGGCGCGGGGTCCTGCTGGCGGCCGGCGGCTTCGAGGGCGACGACACCCTGCGCACCGAGCACGGCGTGCCCGGCCGGGCGGCGTGGAGCATGGCGCCGGGCGGCACCAACACCGGGGAGCTGCTGCGCGCCGCCACCGGGGCGGGCGCCGCCACCGCGCTCCTGGACGAGGCCTGGTGGTGCCCGGGGACCGAACTGCCCGACGGATCGGCCGCCTTCACCCTCGGCCTGCGCGGCGGCCTGATGGTGGACGGCTCGGGGCGGCGGTTCGCCAACGAGTCCCTGCCCTACGACCGCATGGGCCGCGCCATCGCGGCTGCCGGGGGAGCGGACGCCTCCGTCCACCTGGTCTTCGACTCCCGGGAGGGCGGCGCCCTGCCCGCCATCACCGTGCCGCCCACCGCACCGGCCGAGCACCTGGCGGCCGGCACCTGGGCGCGGGCGGATTCGCCGGCCGGACTCGCCGGGCTCATCGGGGTGCCGGCCGCCGCCCTCACCGCGACCCTCGCCCGCTTCAACGGGTTCGCCGCGTCCGGCACCGACGAGGACCACCACCGCGGCGAGGACCCGTACGACCTGTTCTTCGCGAACCGGGCCGGCGCCCCCGGGCCCAACCCGTGCCTGGTCCCGCTCGACCGTCCGCCGTACTACGCGGCCCGGCTGGTCCTCGCCGACCTCGGCACCAAGGGCGGCCTGCGCACGGATCCCGACGCGCGCGTCCTGGACACGGCGGGCCGCCCGCTGCCCGGCCTGTACGCCGCCGGCAACACCAGCGCCTCCTTCACCGGCCGTGTCTACCCGGGCCCCGGTGTGCCCATCGGCACCGCCATGGTCTTCGCCTCGCTGGCCGTGCGGCACATGGCCGGCCGGGCCGTCTGA
- a CDS encoding TetR family transcriptional regulator, producing the protein MPRIAEARAGAEPSSPRQRARRQSILRAAADLAAETGLERVQMHEVAKGAGVAIGTLYRYFPSKTHLFTALMADQIEGFAARVPQRPAGTSPKDAVFETLGSATRNLLRRPALATAMIQSANAARASTVPDLARIDSGFLDLLLRAWEVEQPTEHHVARLRLLILLWYGVLQSRLNERLTPQEADADLRMACHLLLAPAPEAD; encoded by the coding sequence GTGCCCAGAATCGCCGAGGCCAGAGCCGGGGCCGAGCCCAGTTCGCCCCGCCAGCGCGCACGCCGTCAGAGCATCCTGCGGGCGGCGGCGGACCTCGCCGCCGAGACCGGTCTCGAACGCGTGCAGATGCACGAGGTGGCGAAGGGCGCGGGGGTGGCCATCGGCACCCTGTACCGGTACTTCCCGTCGAAGACGCACCTGTTCACCGCGTTGATGGCCGACCAGATCGAGGGGTTCGCCGCGCGGGTGCCACAGCGCCCGGCGGGCACCTCGCCGAAGGACGCCGTGTTCGAGACGCTGGGCAGCGCCACCCGTAACCTGCTGCGCAGGCCGGCGCTGGCCACCGCGATGATCCAGTCCGCGAACGCCGCCCGCGCCTCGACCGTGCCGGATCTGGCCCGGATCGACTCGGGCTTCCTCGACCTGCTGCTGCGGGCCTGGGAGGTCGAGCAGCCCACGGAACACCATGTCGCCCGGCTGCGGCTGCTGATCCTGCTCTGGTACGGGGTGCTTCAGTCCCGGCTCAACGAACGGCTCACCCCGCAGGAGGCCGACGCCGACCTGCGGATGGCCTGTCACCTGCTGCTCGCACCGGCCCCGGAAGCGGACTGA
- a CDS encoding 3-oxoacyl-ACP reductase gives MSATNTPSASTLEGRTAVVTGAGAGLGRAEALALAGLGANVVVNDIGPAADDVAAEIKELGSGAVAVTGDVGDWSMGDRLVQAAVESFGGLDIVVNNAGVLRDKMLFNLSESDWDDVIRIHLKGHAGLSRAAAVHWRTASKASGTQVYGRVVNTSSEAFLFGAPGQPNYSAAKAGITALTLATAQGLARYGVRANAICPRARTAMTAEAFGEGDTAPGGLDIMAPERVATLVAHLASPAADKINGQVFVVYGDMVALLAPPTVEKKFTAADGTFTPEELDGLLTPHFEGRDPYRGFAAYSVAGLDTTGTQRQR, from the coding sequence ATGAGCGCGACGAACACCCCATCGGCGAGCACCCTGGAGGGGCGCACCGCCGTCGTCACCGGAGCCGGAGCGGGGCTCGGCCGCGCCGAGGCACTGGCCCTGGCGGGGCTCGGGGCCAATGTGGTGGTCAACGACATCGGCCCGGCCGCCGACGACGTGGCCGCCGAGATCAAGGAGCTGGGCAGCGGCGCGGTCGCGGTGACCGGCGACGTGGGGGACTGGTCGATGGGCGACCGCCTGGTCCAGGCCGCCGTGGAGAGCTTCGGCGGCCTGGACATCGTCGTCAACAACGCGGGCGTCCTGCGCGACAAGATGCTCTTCAACCTCAGCGAGTCCGACTGGGACGACGTCATCCGCATCCACCTCAAGGGGCACGCCGGGCTCTCCCGCGCCGCCGCGGTGCACTGGCGCACGGCGAGCAAGGCGTCCGGCACCCAGGTCTACGGCCGGGTCGTCAACACCTCCTCCGAGGCCTTCCTCTTCGGCGCCCCCGGCCAGCCCAACTACTCCGCGGCCAAGGCCGGCATCACCGCGCTGACCCTGGCCACCGCCCAGGGCCTGGCCCGCTACGGGGTGCGCGCCAACGCGATCTGCCCCCGGGCCCGCACCGCGATGACCGCCGAGGCCTTCGGCGAGGGCGACACCGCACCCGGCGGCCTGGACATCATGGCGCCCGAGCGCGTCGCCACCCTCGTCGCGCACCTGGCCTCCCCGGCCGCCGACAAGATCAACGGGCAGGTCTTCGTCGTCTACGGCGACATGGTCGCCCTGCTCGCCCCGCCCACCGTGGAGAAGAAGTTCACCGCCGCCGACGGCACGTTCACCCCCGAGGAGCTGGACGGCCTGCTGACGCCCCACTTCGAGGGCCGCGATCCGTACCGCGGCTTCGCCGCCTACAGCGTCGCCGGACTCGACACGACGGGCACCCAGCGGCAGCGCTGA